From Syntrophales bacterium, a single genomic window includes:
- a CDS encoding YchF family ATPase, with product MEIGIIGLPQSGKSTLFEIMTGVKSRDLHGETCVRGLAAVPDPRFERLVEIFAPVKVSPARIPFSDVNAAGEKAWNAVRQSLSGADGLVHIVDAFTALDLAEALGRYRKLEDELILSDLLIVENRLERLAKTAKKPMTPQDALHAAVLPRLLEQLEGGKPLRGLPLSDEEKHGLRSFSFWTIRPELVVVNTPEDDPSVAVAFLQALGTDVPGIGICCEIEAELIALPVGERNEFLQSLGIAEAAFGRVIKAAFSLLGQISYFTVGEDEVKAWVIPAGTKAPKAAGVIHNDFERGFIKAEVIGYEEFIACGGSYVGVRSQGKLRLEGKEYIVQDGEIINFRFNV from the coding sequence ATGGAAATTGGAATTATCGGCCTGCCGCAAAGCGGGAAAAGCACCCTGTTTGAGATCATGACCGGCGTCAAGAGCCGCGATCTGCACGGTGAGACCTGCGTGCGAGGGCTCGCTGCCGTGCCCGACCCACGCTTCGAGAGGCTGGTCGAAATCTTCGCGCCGGTCAAGGTTTCACCCGCCAGAATCCCCTTCAGCGATGTTAACGCCGCAGGTGAGAAGGCATGGAATGCCGTCCGTCAGAGCCTCTCCGGTGCCGATGGGCTTGTCCATATCGTTGACGCCTTCACCGCGCTTGATCTAGCGGAGGCGCTTGGCCGCTACCGCAAGCTTGAAGACGAGCTGATTCTTTCCGACCTGCTGATCGTGGAAAACCGCCTGGAACGGCTCGCCAAAACGGCAAAAAAACCGATGACCCCGCAGGATGCCCTGCACGCCGCGGTCCTGCCGAGGCTTCTGGAACAGCTTGAGGGCGGCAAGCCGCTCCGGGGATTGCCGCTTTCCGATGAAGAGAAGCACGGCCTGAGGAGCTTTTCCTTCTGGACAATTCGCCCGGAACTTGTGGTCGTCAATACCCCGGAGGACGATCCATCGGTCGCCGTTGCCTTTTTGCAGGCATTGGGAACGGATGTTCCCGGCATCGGCATCTGCTGTGAAATCGAGGCGGAACTGATCGCCCTGCCCGTTGGAGAACGCAATGAATTTCTCCAGTCGCTTGGCATCGCCGAGGCCGCCTTTGGACGGGTGATTAAAGCCGCTTTCTCCCTCCTCGGCCAGATTTCCTACTTCACCGTCGGCGAGGACGAGGTCAAGGCCTGGGTAATCCCCGCCGGAACAAAGGCCCCGAAAGCCGCCGGGGTCATCCATAACGATTTCGAACGGGGGTTCATCAAGGCCGAGGTTATTGGCTACGAGGAGTTCATCGCCTGCGGCGGCAGCTACGTCGGGGTCAGAAGCCAGGGGAAACTCCGTCTCGAGGGCAAGGAGTATATTGTTCAGGACGGCGAGATCATCAATTTCCGGTTTAATGTGTAA
- the tatC gene encoding twin-arginine translocase subunit TatC: METENSEEEKLPLTSHLEELKARLIRVLIVVAIGFGVCYLFKDWSFKVITKPLVEAMPAQSSMIFTGLPEAFFIHMKIALFASLLLTAPYTLFEIWRFISPGLYKKEKRAVVPFVFFSSLLFAGGVLFGYFIALPPAFRFFVSFSTDFLKPMISFREYLSLTLKFLLAFGLSFEMPVFLFFLAKIGIVNSKMLAKQRRYAILIIFIAAAVLTPSPDAISQILMAGPLLILYEVSIVLTKFAGKKKSSPEEAENEEADQS, translated from the coding sequence ATGGAAACGGAAAATTCAGAAGAAGAAAAACTGCCCCTGACCTCGCATCTCGAAGAGCTGAAGGCGCGCCTGATCCGGGTGCTGATCGTTGTCGCCATCGGCTTCGGGGTCTGCTATCTGTTTAAGGACTGGTCTTTCAAGGTAATCACCAAGCCGCTGGTCGAGGCGATGCCGGCGCAAAGTTCGATGATCTTCACGGGACTTCCAGAGGCATTCTTCATCCACATGAAGATCGCCCTTTTTGCCTCTCTGCTGCTGACTGCCCCCTATACCCTGTTCGAGATCTGGCGCTTCATCTCTCCCGGGCTTTACAAAAAAGAGAAACGGGCGGTCGTTCCGTTTGTCTTCTTCTCCTCACTGCTTTTCGCCGGCGGGGTGCTGTTCGGTTATTTTATTGCCCTGCCGCCGGCCTTTCGTTTTTTTGTCAGCTTTTCGACAGACTTTTTAAAGCCGATGATCTCGTTCCGTGAATATCTGAGTTTGACGCTTAAATTTCTGCTTGCCTTCGGTCTCAGTTTCGAGATGCCGGTATTCCTGTTTTTTCTTGCCAAGATCGGGATCGTCAACTCAAAAATGCTGGCAAAGCAGCGGCGCTATGCCATTCTGATTATTTTTATTGCCGCCGCCGTTCTCACACCTTCTCCGGACGCAATCAGTCAGATTCTAATGGCAGGTCCGCTCCTGATTCTCTACGAGGTCAGCATTGTTCTGACAAAATTCGCCGGCAAGAAAAAATCATCCCCCGAAGAAGCCGAAAACGAGGAAGCCGACCAATCATGA
- the dapF gene encoding diaminopimelate epimerase: MIEFYKLSGSGNDFIFIDNMDRNLQVGELASFAKTVCARQVSVGADGLIVIEPSDKVDFRWRFFNADGSEAAMCGNGGRCAARFAFLKGIAGARMSFETIAGVIDAEVKNDVAKIHLTAPHSLAMDDQIKVGGSDIAIHSVDTGVPHAIHFIEDIDQFDVFHVGREIRRHAHYQPAGTNANFVLIVDDHTLRVRTYERGVENETLACGTGSVASALIAARKGFVQSPVAVHVKSGEILTIYFKKTNDGFTDVYLEGKVTVVYQGKLWDEAWRKGE, from the coding sequence ATGATTGAATTTTATAAGCTAAGCGGCAGCGGCAATGATTTCATATTTATCGACAATATGGACAGAAATCTTCAGGTCGGAGAGCTGGCTTCCTTTGCAAAAACCGTCTGTGCGCGGCAGGTTTCCGTTGGAGCGGACGGCCTTATTGTGATCGAACCTTCCGACAAGGTCGATTTCCGTTGGCGTTTTTTCAACGCCGATGGTTCGGAAGCGGCGATGTGCGGCAACGGAGGGCGCTGCGCCGCGCGCTTTGCCTTCCTCAAGGGAATCGCCGGAGCGCGGATGTCCTTTGAAACGATTGCAGGCGTCATTGATGCCGAGGTAAAAAATGATGTCGCCAAGATTCACCTGACCGCCCCGCACAGCCTGGCGATGGATGACCAGATCAAGGTGGGAGGAAGCGACATTGCCATCCACAGCGTGGATACCGGAGTCCCCCATGCGATTCATTTTATAGAAGATATTGATCAGTTCGACGTCTTTCATGTCGGACGGGAAATACGCCGGCATGCCCATTACCAGCCAGCCGGGACTAACGCCAATTTTGTCCTGATTGTTGACGACCACACGCTCCGGGTGCGGACTTATGAGCGGGGCGTCGAGAATGAAACCCTCGCCTGTGGAACCGGCTCCGTAGCCTCGGCCCTGATCGCCGCCCGCAAGGGGTTCGTCCAGTCGCCGGTTGCGGTCCATGTCAAGAGCGGCGAAATACTGACAATATACTTTAAAAAGACAAACGACGGCTTTACGGATGTTTATTTAGAGGGAAAGGTCACTGTCGTATATCAGGGAAAACTGTGGGATGAAGCATGGAGGAAGGGGGAATGA
- a CDS encoding PBP1A family penicillin-binding protein, which produces MTIRHSTLPKKKRSASRRSLLGIAVIAFIVLFVGAALAGSSLVYFALLQELPSIAALKDYRPSITTRVYADNNELIDEFFLEDRKVVKYEDIPKIAIQAFIAAEDSRFFQHGGFDTQSLFRAFFKNVRAGHIVQGGSTITQQVAKLLYLSPEKSYTRKIREALLALKIEKYLTKEEIITLYLNHIYLGHGTYGIEAASQGYFGKSAKELTLAEVAILAGLPKAPSAYSPYLHPDKSYQRQAYVLDRMLEDGYITAKERDRALATKVRLRSIKPKDKIAAYFIENIRRYILEKYGGDVLYKEGLEVYTTLDIKMQMAARDAVERGVSEVEEREGYKKGELQGSLYAMNPKTGAVLAMVGGRNFQHSEFNRATQSRRQPGSAFKPLIYTAAFDKGMTPSTVIVDSPIVYPDPQQPDGVWTPQNFDRKFLGPTTLHNGLIHSRNIISIKILEEIGVDYAIAYAKNMGITSPLARNLSLALGTAGVTLQELVQAYGVLANGGQRVQPFFIKKIVDRTGHVFEETQPKSEQVMDPRIAFMTTWVMQDVVESGTAQMIKKLGRPVAGKTGTTDDTRDAWFLGFTPSLVAGAWVGFDQERSMARQEVGGRAAAPIWLYFAQKALEESPAEQFPAPEGIVFVKVRQKTGLPAQGSGKDVIYECFLEGTTPDGVETILPENLPTAIPRAEEESD; this is translated from the coding sequence ATGACGATTAGACATTCCACCCTGCCAAAGAAGAAGCGCTCAGCCTCGCGCCGCTCCCTTCTGGGGATCGCCGTTATTGCTTTTATAGTGCTTTTCGTAGGCGCCGCCCTCGCGGGAAGCAGTCTGGTATATTTCGCGCTGCTGCAGGAGCTGCCCAGTATTGCAGCCCTGAAGGATTACCGCCCGAGCATCACGACCAGGGTCTATGCGGACAACAACGAACTGATCGACGAGTTTTTTCTCGAGGACCGCAAGGTTGTCAAGTACGAGGATATCCCGAAGATAGCTATCCAGGCCTTTATCGCCGCCGAAGACTCGCGTTTTTTCCAGCATGGCGGCTTCGACACGCAGAGCCTGTTTCGGGCTTTTTTCAAGAATGTCCGGGCGGGACACATCGTCCAAGGGGGAAGCACTATTACCCAGCAGGTGGCAAAACTGCTTTACCTCTCCCCGGAGAAGAGCTACACGCGCAAGATCAGGGAGGCGCTCCTCGCCCTCAAGATTGAAAAATATCTGACCAAAGAGGAGATTATCACCCTCTATTTGAACCATATCTATCTCGGCCACGGGACCTACGGGATAGAGGCGGCCTCCCAGGGATATTTCGGGAAAAGCGCAAAAGAGCTGACGCTTGCCGAAGTCGCGATCCTGGCCGGACTTCCAAAGGCGCCCAGTGCTTATTCCCCCTACCTGCACCCTGATAAATCTTACCAGCGGCAGGCCTACGTCCTCGACAGGATGCTGGAGGATGGATACATAACGGCCAAAGAGCGGGACCGGGCGCTGGCGACAAAGGTGCGGTTGCGCTCGATAAAGCCAAAAGACAAGATCGCCGCTTATTTCATCGAAAACATTCGCCGCTACATCCTGGAAAAATACGGCGGAGACGTCCTTTACAAGGAAGGTCTGGAGGTTTACACAACGCTCGACATCAAGATGCAGATGGCGGCGCGAGATGCCGTTGAACGCGGTGTAAGTGAAGTAGAAGAGCGGGAAGGCTACAAAAAAGGGGAGCTTCAGGGTTCCCTGTACGCGATGAATCCGAAAACAGGCGCCGTGCTGGCGATGGTGGGAGGACGTAATTTCCAACACAGCGAGTTCAACCGGGCGACTCAGTCCAGGCGCCAGCCGGGTTCGGCTTTTAAACCGCTGATCTACACCGCCGCCTTCGACAAGGGAATGACGCCCTCCACGGTTATCGTTGATTCCCCGATCGTCTATCCCGATCCCCAGCAGCCGGATGGGGTGTGGACGCCTCAAAATTTTGACCGGAAATTTCTCGGACCGACGACTTTGCACAATGGCTTGATCCATTCCCGGAACATCATCTCGATCAAGATTCTGGAAGAAATAGGGGTGGATTATGCGATTGCCTATGCTAAAAACATGGGAATAACCTCGCCCCTGGCACGCAACCTCTCACTGGCCCTCGGCACCGCCGGCGTTACCCTGCAGGAACTTGTCCAGGCTTACGGCGTGCTTGCCAACGGGGGGCAGCGGGTTCAGCCCTTCTTCATCAAAAAGATCGTCGATCGCACCGGACATGTCTTTGAAGAGACCCAGCCAAAGTCTGAACAGGTGATGGACCCGCGGATCGCGTTCATGACGACATGGGTCATGCAGGATGTTGTTGAAAGTGGTACGGCGCAGATGATAAAGAAGCTCGGAAGACCGGTTGCCGGAAAAACCGGAACAACCGACGATACCCGCGACGCCTGGTTCCTTGGCTTCACCCCGTCGCTGGTTGCAGGGGCATGGGTGGGATTCGATCAGGAAAGATCGATGGCGCGACAGGAGGTGGGTGGCCGGGCGGCGGCGCCGATCTGGCTCTATTTTGCACAAAAGGCTCTGGAAGAATCGCCTGCCGAGCAATTTCCCGCCCCGGAGGGAATCGTTTTCGTCAAGGTCAGGCAAAAAACCGGTTTGCCGGCTCAAGGATCGGGCAAGGATGTGATCTATGAGTGTTTCCTCGAAGGGACAACCCCCGATGGCGTCGAGACGATCCTCCCGGAAAACCTGCCCACAGCAATCCCGAGAGCGGAAGAGGAGTCGGATTGA
- a CDS encoding LL-diaminopimelate aminotransferase, with product MSVQIAERLTKIPPYLFMELRKKIAAAKAAGVDVISLAIGDPVEPTPEAIIAELCLQARDPENHRYPTDEEKGMFAFRQEVASWYKKRYDVSLDPATEILGLIGSKEGCHHFIMACINPGDIVLMTDPGYPAYRASILLGGGIPWSVPIRPENGYLPVFEEIPGDVLQKARGMFLNYPNNPTGACATRDFFDKLVIFAKKNNIAVCYDNPYSEVVFAGQERLSFMSAAGAKEVGVELNSLSKPYNMAGWRIGMAIGNRELIAAMSKVKENTDSGIFNPIQFAGIQALRSEGGNIDRMLQIYAARRKRVLQTLAKIGIDFNPPKGTFYLWIPTPQGMSSLEFTNHLFEKAAVVVASGTAYGQYGEGFVRISLTVPDKRLEEAMARIESVA from the coding sequence ATGAGCGTGCAGATTGCCGAGCGTTTGACAAAAATACCGCCTTATCTGTTTATGGAATTGAGGAAAAAGATCGCCGCCGCCAAGGCGGCCGGCGTTGACGTGATCAGCCTCGCGATCGGGGATCCGGTCGAGCCGACCCCAGAGGCGATCATCGCGGAGCTCTGCCTTCAGGCTCGCGACCCGGAGAACCACCGCTATCCGACGGACGAGGAGAAGGGGATGTTCGCCTTTCGCCAGGAGGTCGCCTCCTGGTACAAGAAGCGATATGATGTCAGCCTTGACCCGGCGACTGAGATACTTGGTCTCATCGGTTCCAAGGAGGGTTGTCACCATTTTATCATGGCCTGCATAAACCCCGGGGACATTGTGCTGATGACCGATCCCGGATACCCGGCTTACCGGGCAAGCATCCTGCTGGGAGGCGGCATTCCCTGGAGTGTTCCTATCCGGCCGGAAAATGGATATCTGCCCGTCTTTGAGGAAATACCCGGAGATGTGCTGCAAAAGGCCCGGGGGATGTTTTTGAACTATCCGAATAACCCGACAGGGGCCTGCGCGACCCGTGACTTTTTTGATAAACTGGTCATCTTCGCGAAGAAAAACAACATCGCCGTTTGCTACGACAACCCGTACAGCGAGGTTGTCTTCGCAGGCCAGGAGCGATTGAGCTTCATGTCCGCCGCGGGGGCGAAGGAGGTGGGCGTTGAGCTGAACTCCCTTTCCAAACCTTACAACATGGCCGGCTGGCGGATCGGCATGGCCATCGGCAACAGGGAGCTGATTGCCGCGATGAGCAAAGTCAAGGAAAACACCGACTCCGGCATCTTCAACCCGATCCAGTTCGCGGGGATTCAAGCGCTGCGAAGCGAAGGCGGAAACATAGACCGCATGCTCCAGATCTACGCTGCCCGACGCAAACGGGTTTTACAGACGCTCGCCAAGATCGGGATAGACTTCAATCCGCCAAAGGGTACCTTCTACCTGTGGATTCCGACCCCGCAAGGGATGAGTTCTCTTGAATTCACCAACCACCTGTTCGAGAAGGCGGCCGTTGTCGTGGCCTCCGGCACCGCCTATGGGCAGTACGGCGAAGGATTTGTCCGCATCTCGCTGACTGTACCGGATAAACGGCTGGAAGAGGCGATGGCCCGTATTGAGAGCGTAGCTTAA
- a CDS encoding OprO/OprP family phosphate-selective porin has translation MPKNRITAKLAAVVLGVALLAGTAYAGPQVKFGPKDEGLLQLDYKGQLQMTMRDNGSGTNKESATYDFNFRRNRLALMGKYGELISIYVQTEYTEHQDLGTLTVSDTDSGYEFQMLDAVVRFNFADAFKVNAGKFKYNLSRENLEACEMPLTLDRSLFIRAPYVTTRDKGIAIWGNLFDDMFQYRADVMEGRNATTAAAPQPESSFRYSVRGHVTLLDPENDYGYKGTYLGNKQVLTIGAAYQFEPDVAYADTVAKTDAKDYKAWTADIFFEYPIENFGTVTASAAYEDIDLGNAYKGFNPDPDTIGLKGEKNGFYVKAGYMLPNTPLQFFARYEKWAFANLNGIVDQEVEWYGGGFNYYIRGQNLKITLEASNTSFDKGTGTSADSTESFMTFVAQLQVIF, from the coding sequence ATGCCAAAAAACAGAATAACAGCAAAACTCGCAGCAGTTGTCCTTGGTGTGGCGCTGCTCGCCGGGACCGCCTATGCCGGTCCGCAAGTGAAGTTCGGGCCGAAAGATGAAGGTCTGCTGCAACTCGACTACAAGGGGCAATTGCAGATGACCATGCGCGACAATGGTTCCGGGACCAACAAGGAATCTGCCACCTATGATTTCAACTTTCGCCGCAACCGCCTGGCTCTCATGGGCAAATATGGCGAGCTGATAAGCATTTATGTGCAGACGGAGTACACCGAGCATCAGGATCTTGGCACGCTCACTGTAAGCGATACCGACAGCGGTTACGAGTTTCAGATGCTCGACGCGGTAGTGCGGTTCAACTTCGCTGATGCGTTCAAGGTGAACGCCGGCAAGTTCAAATACAACCTTTCGCGTGAAAACCTGGAAGCATGTGAAATGCCTCTTACCCTCGATCGGTCTCTCTTCATCCGCGCCCCCTATGTGACCACCCGTGACAAGGGTATCGCGATCTGGGGGAACCTGTTTGATGACATGTTCCAGTATCGGGCCGATGTCATGGAGGGGAGAAATGCCACTACCGCGGCCGCTCCCCAGCCGGAATCGAGTTTCCGGTATTCGGTGCGCGGCCATGTGACGCTTCTGGATCCGGAAAACGACTATGGCTATAAAGGGACCTATCTGGGGAATAAACAGGTTCTGACCATCGGCGCCGCCTATCAGTTTGAACCAGACGTCGCTTATGCGGATACCGTTGCCAAAACCGACGCGAAGGATTACAAGGCGTGGACGGCCGACATCTTTTTTGAATACCCCATAGAGAATTTTGGCACGGTTACCGCTTCCGCCGCCTATGAGGATATCGATCTCGGCAACGCATACAAGGGTTTTAATCCCGATCCAGATACGATTGGATTAAAGGGGGAGAAGAACGGTTTTTACGTAAAGGCCGGCTACATGCTGCCGAATACCCCGCTGCAGTTCTTTGCCAGATATGAAAAGTGGGCGTTTGCAAACCTGAATGGCATTGTCGACCAGGAGGTGGAATGGTACGGTGGAGGCTTCAATTACTACATCCGGGGCCAGAACCTGAAGATCACGCTTGAAGCGAGCAATACAAGTTTTGACAAGGGGACCGGGACCAGCGCCGACA
- a CDS encoding metalloregulator ArsR/SmtB family transcription factor, which produces MITFSEAELRAKVVKAMGHPVRMMVIGFILDGERSFSEIFKLFNLDKSTISKHLLVLKESGIISSRKVGREMIYRLEETCVANFFSCATAVVQNKVEKQLEGLKR; this is translated from the coding sequence TTGATAACATTTTCCGAAGCGGAATTGAGGGCTAAGGTTGTTAAGGCGATGGGCCATCCCGTGCGGATGATGGTCATCGGATTTATCCTGGATGGTGAACGCTCCTTTTCCGAAATATTCAAATTATTCAATTTGGATAAATCCACTATTTCCAAACATCTGCTTGTTCTGAAAGAATCAGGCATCATTTCTTCACGGAAAGTCGGCAGGGAAATGATCTATAGACTCGAAGAGACATGTGTGGCGAATTTCTTTTCATGTGCGACGGCCGTTGTTCAGAACAAGGTGGAGAAGCAATTGGAGGGGCTGAAGAGATAA
- a CDS encoding histone deacetylase codes for MAKNTGIVKNAQYVRHGGVFSQPESPERLSAIYDMLENPDMSWKFNNIDARYATRRELEMVHLPSYIDAIAATAGKNLTMLDPDTAATADTFDAARLAAGGFIAAIDSVVSGETDNAFAMVRPPGHHAAANAAAGFCIFNNIAIGARYALDRLGMKRVLIVDWDLHHGNGTQQAFYEDDNVLYFSTHQSPAYPWTGRPEETGKGEGAGYTINVPLRPGAGDAMYIRVFQDILLPVAHKFRPEIILVSAGFDPYEGDPLGEMKVTPAGFAGLARILLDLAEEVCGGRVVAALEGGYNVLGLVKCVRAVLLEFLGETRATQEAVARLASKADLDNEPAIENVRKLQAAYWPILNG; via the coding sequence ATGGCAAAAAATACCGGAATCGTCAAGAATGCGCAATATGTGCGGCACGGCGGCGTCTTTAGCCAGCCCGAGTCTCCCGAGCGGCTGAGCGCCATCTACGATATGCTCGAAAATCCAGATATGTCATGGAAATTCAACAACATCGATGCGCGATACGCCACGCGCAGAGAACTGGAGATGGTGCATCTCCCCTCGTATATCGATGCTATCGCCGCTACGGCCGGGAAAAACCTGACAATGCTCGATCCCGACACCGCCGCAACCGCCGACACGTTTGATGCGGCAAGACTGGCCGCAGGCGGGTTTATCGCCGCCATTGACAGCGTTGTTTCTGGAGAGACGGACAACGCCTTCGCTATGGTGCGACCGCCCGGTCATCATGCGGCAGCAAATGCGGCGGCTGGTTTTTGCATCTTCAATAACATTGCCATCGGGGCCAGATACGCCCTGGATCGGCTGGGGATGAAACGGGTATTGATCGTGGACTGGGATCTCCATCACGGCAATGGCACCCAGCAGGCCTTCTACGAAGATGACAATGTGTTGTATTTTTCGACGCATCAGTCTCCTGCCTATCCGTGGACGGGCCGCCCGGAGGAAACCGGAAAGGGGGAGGGCGCCGGCTATACGATCAACGTTCCTCTGCGGCCCGGTGCGGGTGATGCCATGTACATACGCGTCTTTCAAGATATTCTTCTGCCGGTAGCCCATAAATTCCGCCCGGAGATTATCCTGGTTTCGGCAGGGTTCGACCCCTATGAAGGCGATCCGCTCGGAGAGATGAAGGTGACGCCGGCGGGATTTGCCGGCCTTGCCCGGATTCTGCTCGATCTGGCGGAAGAGGTTTGCGGCGGCCGCGTTGTGGCGGCGCTGGAGGGCGGGTATAACGTCTTGGGGTTGGTAAAGTGCGTCCGGGCGGTTTTACTGGAGTTTCTGGGAGAAACCCGGGCCACGCAAGAAGCGGTGGCGCGTCTTGCGAGCAAGGCCGATTTGGATAACGAACCGGCAATAGAAAACGTGCGGAAGCTGCAAGCGGCATATTGGCCGATTTTGAATGGATAA
- the tatB gene encoding Sec-independent protein translocase protein TatB, producing the protein MFGIGMPELLVIAVVALLVVGPKKLPDIAKALGKGLSEFRRAADGATETIKETLKTDELKKDMDGIKDALLHGGKEHGGKEETKNAAPDSTAAEDKKNSPKGDERKPHV; encoded by the coding sequence ATGTTTGGTATTGGTATGCCGGAGTTGTTGGTAATCGCGGTAGTCGCCCTGCTTGTGGTTGGTCCCAAGAAGCTGCCGGATATTGCCAAAGCATTGGGAAAAGGGCTTTCCGAATTTCGCAGGGCGGCCGACGGCGCAACGGAAACGATCAAGGAGACGCTGAAAACCGACGAGCTGAAAAAGGACATGGACGGCATAAAAGATGCCCTGCTTCATGGTGGCAAGGAACATGGTGGCAAGGAAGAGACAAAAAACGCCGCTCCCGATTCTACCGCGGCCGAGGATAAAAAGAATTCCCCCAAAGGCGACGAACGCAAACCTCATGTATAG
- a CDS encoding rhodanese-like domain-containing protein produces MYKDMLKNGKMRLVSLLGAIAIVFFVLWGCGGGTSSYDAVNYDPVLTKTANALVDATTLKGWMDQGLVQGVSSPFVAGEKVVILDYKDATAYASGHIPGAVRVDGGELLLTRLEGVAEMGSLVTDGPHMDAIIQRAGIDANTTIVFTSSSVSNATRAYATFRYWGFPKSRLKVLDGVDTVWKAANPMSLATPTIKPSSYCVTPNGVNRVQTQLRASLGEMMHAVQNYDGTKHAIIDDLSNPANGLAVPVTSTSTWSGNIYKGIPGSTSGLLPYAVSATTEYVVFEGHMKNAVNLYATNMYAGNVFFPADDGTPASLKSKFNAVGMDETKTAYIYCRAGNFATIEFFALDGILNWNVVWYDGSWGQWALMADKKGGKLKAGSIWSTYPLSVSDPVPNTTDTLLPKYVRDAVDGVTYNTDNTPVGSAVKYPIQPLPYYINLDVFTSVTDPAANQIEATDKAYKSPLSSPSGGSSGGSSGGGC; encoded by the coding sequence ATGTATAAAGACATGTTGAAAAATGGCAAAATGCGTTTGGTTTCATTGTTAGGTGCGATAGCAATAGTTTTTTTTGTTCTCTGGGGCTGCGGCGGTGGGACATCAAGTTATGATGCTGTCAATTACGACCCGGTGTTGACAAAAACCGCCAATGCGTTAGTCGATGCCACAACATTGAAGGGCTGGATGGATCAGGGGCTTGTACAGGGAGTGTCTTCTCCATTCGTTGCAGGTGAAAAAGTCGTTATCCTTGATTACAAGGATGCAACGGCCTATGCCAGTGGTCACATTCCGGGTGCCGTCAGGGTGGACGGCGGCGAACTGCTGCTTACCCGTCTCGAAGGCGTTGCGGAAATGGGGTCGCTTGTCACTGACGGTCCGCATATGGATGCAATTATACAAAGGGCCGGCATCGATGCAAATACAACAATTGTTTTCACAAGCTCCAGTGTTTCCAACGCAACCAGAGCATATGCCACATTCCGCTATTGGGGATTCCCTAAGAGCCGGTTGAAAGTGCTCGATGGGGTCGATACCGTCTGGAAGGCTGCAAATCCAATGAGTCTGGCCACCCCGACTATAAAGCCCTCCAGTTATTGCGTTACGCCGAACGGCGTCAATCGCGTCCAGACGCAGCTTCGCGCTTCGCTGGGCGAAATGATGCATGCAGTTCAGAATTATGATGGGACGAAACACGCCATCATCGACGATCTGAGCAATCCGGCGAACGGCCTGGCAGTGCCGGTGACTTCGACTTCCACCTGGTCGGGGAATATTTACAAGGGGATTCCCGGATCGACATCGGGGTTACTTCCCTATGCAGTCAGCGCCACGACGGAATATGTGGTTTTTGAAGGACATATGAAAAATGCCGTAAATTTGTACGCTACGAACATGTATGCTGGCAACGTATTCTTCCCCGCAGACGATGGCACTCCCGCCAGCCTCAAAAGCAAGTTCAACGCCGTCGGGATGGACGAGACAAAAACCGCTTATATCTACTGCCGCGCTGGCAACTTCGCGACGATTGAATTCTTTGCCCTGGATGGCATCTTGAACTGGAACGTCGTATGGTATGACGGTTCCTGGGGACAGTGGGCGCTCATGGCGGACAAGAAGGGCGGCAAACTAAAAGCGGGATCGATCTGGTCAACATACCCGCTCAGCGTTTCCGATCCCGTGCCGAACACTACCGATACGCTTCTGCCGAAATATGTAAGGGATGCGGTTGACGGAGTCACCTACAACACGGACAACACACCGGTCGGAAGTGCCGTAAAATATCCGATACAGCCTTTGCCCTATTACATTAATCTGGATGTCTTTACCTCGGTCACCGATCCGGCGGCAAACCAGATAGAAGCGACGGACAAGGCTTACAAAAGCCCGCTTAGCTCACCCTCGGGCGGTTCTTCCGGCGGTTCCTCCGGCGGCGGCTGCTAA